From the genome of Nicotiana sylvestris chromosome 2, ASM39365v2, whole genome shotgun sequence, one region includes:
- the LOC138882269 gene encoding uncharacterized protein, with amino-acid sequence MSNLSKLEFVALDISGKNYLSWVLNAETHLAAKGLGSTITQGNEASSQDKAKAMIFLHHHLDEGLKVEYLTVKDPLELWTGLKKRYDHLKDTVLPMARYEWIPLRLKDFKTQYRERGFKKYSELISCLLVAEQHNTLLLKNHEARPTGSAPLPEANMAARRDKSGKKQNNNHGHINVRGYGNGKRRYDSHHRGGHGKRENNMGS; translated from the exons ATGTCAAATTTGTCAAAGCTTgagtttgtggcacttgacatttCTGGAAAGAATTACCTATCATGGGTTCTCAATGCTGAGACTCACTTAGCCGCTAAAGGCCTTGGTAGCACCATTACTCAGGGGAATGAGGCATCAAGCCAAGACAaggcgaaggccatgattttccttcatCATCATTTGGATGAAGGTTTGAAGGTTGAATATTTAACAgtgaaagatccacttgaattgtgGACTGGCCTGAAAAAAAGGTATGATCACCTTAAGGATACGGTATTGCCAATGGCTCGATATGAGTGGATACCCTTACGATTGAAAGattttaaaacc CAATACCGTGAAAGGggttttaaaaagtattctgaattgATCTCATGCCTTCTGGTGGCTGAGCAACATAACACCCTTTTactgaaaaatcatgaagctcgtCCCACAGGGTCAGCTCCGCTTCCTGAAGCAAATATGGCAGCTAGACGTGATAAGTCCGGAAAAAAACAGAATAATAATCATGGCCATATTAATGTACGTGGGTATGGCAATGGTAAGAGACGATATGATAGTCATCATCGTGGTGGTCATGGCAAACGAGAGAACAATATGGGTTCTTAA